One genomic segment of Paenibacillus xylanexedens includes these proteins:
- a CDS encoding alpha/beta fold hydrolase, with protein MNDYETYNLGDTLLQSGQQLPQAFIAYKTYGNLSAAKDNVIVVPTWFAGIHTDNEWLIGTDKALDPSRYFIVVPNMLGNGLSSSPSNTPAPYDKNNFPLISMYDNVRAQHQLITQKFGISKIKLVVGWSLGAMQVYQWGTSYPEMVERIAPFGGTAKSRPHTQLVFEAMIAALQADSNYENGRYERPPVAGLAAMGRAYAPWGFSQAYYLEKLYQSEGYDSLKSYVEDYWDQVFLPFDANDLITMLRTGIYGDISDNPVDDGNFEQALSKITAPALVMPGSSDLFFTPEDSVYDAKHMPNAVYQPIESKWGHCFGIGANEEDSIVIDRHLKQFLES; from the coding sequence ATGAACGATTATGAAACATATAACCTTGGAGATACATTACTTCAATCGGGACAACAGCTCCCTCAAGCCTTTATCGCTTACAAGACCTATGGAAACTTAAGCGCGGCAAAGGACAATGTTATTGTTGTCCCAACATGGTTTGCTGGAATTCACACAGATAATGAATGGTTAATTGGAACGGACAAAGCACTGGACCCCAGTCGCTATTTTATCGTTGTGCCCAATATGTTGGGTAACGGTTTATCTTCCTCTCCAAGTAATACCCCTGCCCCATATGATAAGAACAACTTCCCCCTCATCTCCATGTATGACAATGTGCGTGCCCAACATCAACTCATCACTCAAAAATTCGGTATCTCCAAAATCAAACTTGTTGTGGGCTGGTCTCTGGGAGCCATGCAGGTTTATCAATGGGGAACCAGTTATCCTGAGATGGTCGAGCGTATTGCCCCCTTTGGCGGAACGGCAAAGAGCAGACCCCATACACAGTTGGTATTCGAAGCAATGATCGCGGCGTTACAGGCAGATTCAAATTATGAAAATGGTAGATATGAACGCCCTCCGGTTGCCGGTCTCGCAGCGATGGGAAGAGCTTATGCTCCATGGGGGTTCTCGCAGGCGTACTATTTGGAGAAATTGTATCAATCTGAGGGTTACGACTCCTTGAAATCTTATGTAGAAGATTACTGGGATCAGGTATTTCTTCCCTTCGATGCTAACGACTTGATTACCATGTTGCGTACAGGAATCTATGGAGACATTAGCGATAATCCCGTAGATGACGGCAACTTCGAACAGGCGTTAAGCAAGATCACTGCTCCCGCACTCGTTATGCCAGGATCAAGTGACTTGTTTTTCACGCCAGAAGATAGTGTGTATGATGCTAAGCATATGCCAAACGCTGTGTATCAACCTATAGAGTCCAAGTGGGGACACTGCTTTGGAATCGGAGCAAACGAAGAGGATTCAATCGTTATCGATCGTCATCTAAAGCAATTTTTGGAGTCATGA
- a CDS encoding LysR family transcriptional regulator, translated as MEIRQLKTFWTLASTCSFSQTAELLSYVPSTITMQIKSLEEELGVKLLDRLGKKVVLTDAGQQFLPYATKILNDVEEAKCISSQHGELAGTVVIGADEVLCAYLLPALFKRFRADYPGVRLLFRPLSGQELKSSLREGHADVVFVLDEPINSKDLQSEFLKDETFQMVVSPDHMLASRYELVIDDFHKQHFLLTEKNCSYRTHFDQSITKKGVDALTELEFHSVEAIKQCVVAGLGIALLPEMALKKELREGEVVALPWDLSDVSFSAQMLWHREKWISPSMAAFMEVAKSELI; from the coding sequence ATGGAAATACGCCAGCTAAAAACCTTTTGGACGCTTGCATCGACCTGCAGCTTTAGTCAAACTGCTGAATTATTGAGCTATGTACCGTCTACCATAACCATGCAAATCAAATCGCTGGAAGAAGAGCTTGGGGTGAAATTGCTGGATCGATTAGGCAAAAAGGTCGTGTTAACGGATGCTGGCCAACAGTTTCTGCCGTACGCCACTAAGATTTTAAACGATGTAGAGGAAGCAAAGTGCATATCCAGTCAGCACGGAGAATTGGCGGGAACGGTGGTGATCGGAGCAGACGAAGTGCTGTGTGCATATCTTCTTCCAGCCTTGTTCAAACGCTTCCGAGCGGACTATCCTGGTGTGCGGTTATTGTTCCGCCCCTTGTCTGGGCAAGAGCTCAAATCGAGTCTGAGAGAAGGGCATGCCGATGTCGTATTTGTATTGGATGAGCCAATTAATTCCAAAGACCTTCAGTCAGAGTTTTTAAAGGATGAGACCTTTCAAATGGTGGTTTCTCCCGATCATATGTTAGCATCGCGTTACGAGTTGGTCATCGATGACTTCCACAAACAGCATTTTTTACTGACCGAAAAGAACTGTTCGTATCGCACTCATTTTGATCAATCCATAACAAAGAAAGGTGTGGATGCTCTGACAGAGCTGGAGTTTCATAGTGTAGAAGCCATTAAACAATGTGTTGTGGCTGGTCTAGGGATCGCTTTATTACCTGAAATGGCTTTGAAGAAAGAGTTGAGAGAAGGGGAAGTGGTTGCTCTGCCGTGGGATTTATCAGATGTATCCTTTTCTGCGCAAATGCTCTGGCATCGGGAAAAATGGATCTCTCCGTCTATGGCTGCTTTCATGGAGGTCGCCAAGAGTGAGTTGATTTGA